Genomic DNA from Osmia lignaria lignaria isolate PbOS001 chromosome 6, iyOsmLign1, whole genome shotgun sequence:
tgttaaaagTCCTCCAAGATTAACTTCAACTAAAAAAGATACGGTTTTATTATAGTTCCTTATGCAACAATCGTTAATAAATACAATACACGAAATGAAGCATAAAATGTAATCTTGTCACATCTCATATGTTGAAGTATAAGATCATCCCATCTGCTTTTTGCATACTACACTAACATTAAAATAACACCATCTCTGtatagataaaaaaaatttcacgaCTGGAGTTAAACAAACACGGAATCTGAATTTAATAAGTGAGTCACGTGCTATCCTTGTAGTActgtttttataaataaaagataaggaGTCGTGGTGGCCACTTGTATTTACCAACGAATTAAAGTGTACTCTTATATCAGTTGCTTTGATAAGCCTCTTAATTTTTTCAAGTTTTAAATAAGAATCATATCAGAAACATTGGTGGATCCGGAGAGGAGATTACCTCCCGCAAAGAGTTATGAGAACATCTCATAAGATAATTGTTTTTACTAGTattctaatattatttaaactgctattggataaaaatattaataaaccaaATCGTATacagaaaaattcaaaaacatGATTCTACATACTTTTCTCCTACTCTCAAGCAAAGTTTCTGGATTTGTCCCTGCATTAGAAGAAATTTTGTTAGATCCTTTTAATAAATCTTTCGATTTTCGCGGTTGAAACAAACTATTGCAAATGTATCTCCCCGTTTCCGGTTCATTAAAACCTGTTCGATAGATCTTCCTGTACACAACACGTGAAACACGGTATCAAATATCGGTGATCGATACTGATCGCGTGACCGATTGATTATTATAATATCTATCTTGGAATTTGTAATCAATCGTTTACGTGAAGTGAACGTAAGCAAAATAAAAGTTGAAAGAGAAAGTGAAGGAAGTGATTGAGCtacaaagagaaaagaaaaaaggaaccgATATATAATCATTTGCTATGTGCATGTAACGTACATGGATCAGAGTTGCTGACGGGAATATGTGTGAAAGGCGGAATCAAATACAAAGAAGTACACTGTAGATATAATCCCCTGAGCCCTGAGAAGATAACGAGACTCGATAAACGGAGATTCTTCTTTCTGCATCAAGTCTGGTTCAGTGTTTCTGTAATAGCCGTCCAGTAAACAGTAGTATTCGCAATGGGTGAACAAAACAAAGTGATCAATTTTGGAGCGGGACCAGCCAAACTTCCGGAAGAGGTACCACAATGAATTagtgatttttttttactttcaacaTAGCTAACTTACCATAAATACTttggaaacaatttttttcatgatctttataaaatgaaaatttttaaacttatgtttattataaaataaattctatagTATAATTGTCAGACAGAAAGTAAGTTTATCTTATGGTAAATTAGAAGCGGGAGATATCGTTCCAGGTCAGACTCGTTCATTCAACTATCGGTCatgcaatttaaaaataaaataatataatatttaggtGATGAAACACGTGCAAAGCGAATTACTTGCCTTCGGTGATACTCGAGTCAGTATTTTGGAACTGAGTCATCGATCAGCCGAATTCAAAAACGTTATTGAAGATGCCCAAGCAACATTACGAGAGATATTGTAAGTTGATACAAATAAAgggatttaattttaaatataaacataGGAAATTAGAAGGAATTTAAGCAGGGCCGAGCTCTGAAAacgggccccttcacatatatgacataaaaagagtatctcaaataaaatttataaaattaacattaaagcttgtataactaatttagattaatattcaagtaaacattactcttcttgcattcttagacgcaaaatcgttttATGGGGGTTCTGGACCTTGGGGGGGCCCTAGGCGACctcctagtctgcctaggcccagggccggccctgctgTTAAGGAATTATAATAGAAGAGTTCTTAAACTTTACAGACATGTCCCcgacaattataaaattttattcatgcAAGGCGGTGGAACGGGACTTTTTGCAGCTGTTCCTTTGAATATGATGAATACTGGTACCGCGGACTATATAGTAACTGGTAAATACAGAATACATTCCATTGATTTGCATGAGAAAGCAGGTTTTCCAAAGATGTTATTAAGATAATATTAAAGATCCAAAAGCAAAAGATCACTCTTCAATTTTAACGAAAATTAAACCTTCGAGGTTCTTGGTCAGCCAAGGCGGCAAAAGAGGCAGCTAAATATGGGAAAGTAAATCTGGTTGTACCAAAAACAACGAAATACACTGACATTCCTGATCCTTCGACCTGGAACTTGGACCCCAACGCATCTTACGTTTATTACTGTGCTAATGAAACGGTTCATGGTAACTAAACAATAAtacaacgaagaaaaaaaatgaatgattttGATTTTCGACGgttatatttgtttaattatttaaggaATTGAGTTCAATTACATTCCCGAGACAAATGGAGTACCACTAGTTGCGGACATGTCGTCAAATATAGCCACGAGAACTCTAGACATTTCGAAAGTACGTTATATCAGATCTGATGGCTGTTTAATATGAAAGAAAGACAAGTCAATAACTAGTGATAACGTGTTGTTTAGTTTGCAGTAATCTTCGCTGGTGCTCAAAAAAATATTGGTCCAGCTGGAGTAACGCTAGTAATAGTACGAGACGATGTTCTTGGCCATGCCATGAAAGTCTGTCCCACAGTGCTGGATTTCACTGTTATGGCAGCTGATAACTCCTTGCATAATACACCACCAGTATTTCAGTAAGCAACCCTGATAAAAAACGCGTTATGATAAAACGAATATACACAAAAAGACGAGTCAAAAGTATCCTCGACAATATTACTATAATTGAAGTACAAAGAAGTAGTTGTTTGTTGAAAcgttcattttacattttagaATATACACAGTtggattaattttaaaatggatCAAAGAACACGACGGTGTTGAAAATATGGAAAAGTTGGCTATCATAAAGAGTCAGAAAATATACGAAGTGATCAACGAGTCGAAAGGTTTTTACTCGTGTCCAGTTCAGCCAAATGTACGGAGTAGGATGAACATTCCATTTAGAATAGGAAACAACGATGAGGAACTTGAGAAAGAATTTCTTTCCGGCGCGTCCGCGCGCGGAATGCTTCAGTTGAAAGGTCACAGGTCAGTGTAACTTGAAAAACGAACAACGATGTTGCAAACTCAAATAGCATCATGAATGGAAAAAGTGTAAGAACTGCGATTGAAcgcaaaaatatttaattacagatctgtaggTGGAATTCGAGCTACAATGTATAATGCTATTAGTGTAGAGGAGGCGGAGAAGCTAGCAGAATATATGAAGTGGTTCTTTCAAAAACATTATAATAAACAGTAGAAGATTTACAGCGTAATCCGatgcaaatattattttgttgaaaataatttgtatataagatatattaaatatttttacaaatttttgaacaacttttcATACATTTTATACAACTTGCTGAACTTTACTGAAAGCAATATTAATGATAATATTCATTGGTTTTTTTTAAGCATTGTATATTGTCATCTCAGTATCAGTGTTTCAAATATACTTTTATCTTTTTTATGTGGAATCATTAAATTTTagttattgtttaataaatCATGATGGTATAACTGATTTTTTACATCCACAGCTTTCCCTATCACGAGCTATTCGATTTGCATATATTTTATCTAGTTCCGTTTCTAGATTAGAATTAGTTTTACGACATCCGTCTATCACAGCTTTGGCCcactgtaattaatattttttaatatcattaatatcaACGTGCAAAAGTTTTATACCAAGATCTTTTCAATTCTCATAAATTACcttgaaatattcttttattctcTCTGGTGACCACCCAACAGGAGGGTTTTTTTCAAGATCTCTTAGATTATACAGTTTATCTGCTAGCTTAACTAATTTAGCTTTGTGACTGTTTTTAGGAGCATTTTCTATTTGCAATCTTTTACGCTCTTGTTTTGGCAAACTTTTATCATCAGTTACTTCTTTAACTACATTACAAACCTCAGTACCAAATTGTGCTTCTATCTCTTCAAATGTGGTATTTGTATCTTCCACTGTATCATGTAACAAGGCTGATAAAATCACAACAGGATCATGAACATTACCCTCTTGGATCAAAATATTTGCAACACCTAGAAAATACTTTCTGTACTTTTGACTCTATTTTCATAGTTTCTTCAATAGCAAAAtttgtaactttttatattttttctctctACCAGTATAACAACATTTCAAACCTATAACGTGGTTTACATATGGTGTTCCTTCTGAATCTTTTCTTCTTTGATCTTTATGTTTTATTGCTGCAAAATTGACACACTGCATTATTAGTGCTAATAATTCTTCAGTATTTAATTTTCTGGAACATGATGGACAAGATCCAAATACCGTAAGGGGATTATTATTGAAAACTGGTACACAGCTATTATTTTCCATGAATGTTCTGCAATCTTCTTGTGTCATATAATTtcaaacaaataaaataattaaaaatagtgacattattaaattataattgtactATAGATgctataaaaaaaagtaaaatgtcATCTGTAAACTGTAACATGTCAAAAAGttgaaaacatgaaaatattaaaaattatataaatacatacattcTGTTTATTTGAATGAGTTTAAATCTATTATATCAGCATAATgataaattcttttcattattaatgttatatcaataaaaaaacagtgaaaataactgtacctgaattatttgaaatacgTTTGTATTTTGGTTATATCAGCTTCTCAGTATTTTTTCACTTTACCGTAGTCGATAAGGCAATTGTGCCACTGAGGTATGGTAACAGAagaactggtaaaacaggcgAGACTATTATACCAACTATGGATATCTAACTTCGGCTGTTCTTCGGAAAACCATTATGCTCTAAGTTAGATCAAATTTTGCAAGTAAGCTCTTTTTTGCGAAAGGAAACATCTATGAGTTTCTATGAAACATCTAATGATTTTTGGCGATTCTGATCTTTATGTTTCACCACGGggtctcaccacgaggaggttgctgcggtttGGAGAACCGCCCTACCTCATTCCATCCACcttccatttatgcaaatttttacttttattcaataatgaattcctctcgaaaattgttataagaaaaatatttgttagtcaacgtagcgaatttctatcaaatgaaaagcagaaatgATGTGTTCTGTAGACAAGAGCGAGATCTGGTGTCTGACCAGAGTCATGGATAAAGTCATGGCCTTTCCAATGTACaacgtctctgcttgaaatatcttcgtcagggttgatttctttctactattgcgtatcaaacaacttcgttctttctaaattccatgtTTTGtgactttctttttattttatttttaaccgacttcgaaaagaaggaagtaattagtcatttgtaattagtcaaaaatcatacaagttcctttttcaggaactataaaattactatagttatacgttctatatggtaatattgcaatcccgaaaatacttttctgaatttaaactattgtttcccaattaaaaaatatataaatcattttatagtagctcttagcttgatatcgctttctaaaagttatcttcagaaaacgatatcaattaccaggtcacaccacgtggaggtggctacattGGTGACCCACCCTGAAATTGTAAAATAGTACAAAACAGTCAACATAAAATAccaatttaaataacaaaatgttgaaacagaaaacataattaacattataat
This window encodes:
- the Mesh1 gene encoding metazoan SpoT homolog-1 isoform X2; this translates as MENNSCVPVFNNNPLTVFGSCPSCSRKLNTEELLALIMQCVNFAAIKHKDQRRKDSEGTPYVNHVIGVANILIQEGNVHDPVVILSALLHDTVEDTNTTFEEIEAQFGTEVCNVVKEVTDDKSLPKQERKRLQIENAPKNSHKAKLVKLADKLYNLRDLEKNPPVGWSPERIKEYFKWAKAVIDGCRKTNSNLETELDKIYANRIARDRESCGCKKSVIPS
- the LOC117601280 gene encoding phosphoserine aminotransferase, encoding MGEQNKVINFGAGPAKLPEEVMKHVQSELLAFGDTRVSILELSHRSAEFKNVIEDAQATLREILHVPDNYKILFMQGGGTGLFAAVPLNMMNTGTADYIVTGSWSAKAAKEAAKYGKVNLVVPKTTKYTDIPDPSTWNLDPNASYVYYCANETVHGIEFNYIPETNGVPLVADMSSNIATRTLDISKFAVIFAGAQKNIGPAGVTLVIVRDDVLGHAMKVCPTVLDFTVMAADNSLHNTPPVFQIYTVGLILKWIKEHDGVENMEKLAIIKSQKIYEVINESKGFYSCPVQPNVRSRMNIPFRIGNNDEELEKEFLSGASARGMLQLKGHRSVGGIRATMYNAISVEEAEKLAEYMKWFFQKHYNKQ
- the Mesh1 gene encoding metazoan SpoT homolog-1 isoform X1, coding for MTQEDCRTFMENNSCVPVFNNNPLTVFGSCPSCSRKLNTEELLALIMQCVNFAAIKHKDQRRKDSEGTPYVNHVIGVANILIQEGNVHDPVVILSALLHDTVEDTNTTFEEIEAQFGTEVCNVVKEVTDDKSLPKQERKRLQIENAPKNSHKAKLVKLADKLYNLRDLEKNPPVGWSPERIKEYFKWAKAVIDGCRKTNSNLETELDKIYANRIARDRESCGCKKSVIPS